From a single Callithrix jacchus isolate 240 chromosome 5, calJac240_pri, whole genome shotgun sequence genomic region:
- the LOC144582487 gene encoding uncharacterized protein LOC144582487: protein MQLSPSPPAFRRSAPSSRRTARRHRPARGPPNSASRKARAKGPAAARKWGQEGGGQVGARRRRWGDGGVRAGKQGARARPEAQARPARVPAAARPAQGAVWAPLEGQCSAGPRAGRAHLRPWPGRRTPGPPETRTPSRACTTHARRSHLRPWPGRRTPSRACTTHAGPRGPYLLAADAAVHRPAVSAVARSRSRHPQPSQKAPPRPRSLAAYAASSPAARGAAHYARPTATAAPAPGADGPLRRRGGAVLGGTKRGGEGRWRGRLRRGRSSGLSGARPEWGSVGARSPVA from the coding sequence ATGCAACTCTCCCCCTCCCCGCCCGCATTCCGGCGCAGCGCCCCCTCCTCGCGCCGTACCGCGCGGCGCCACCGCCCCGCCCGCGGTCCTCCCAACTCTGCTTCAAGGAAAGCGCGCGCTAAGGGGCCGGCGGCGGCCAGGAAGTGGGGACAGGAGGGTGGCGGCCAGGTTGGCGCGCGGCGGCGGAGATGGGGTGACGGAGGAGTGCGGGCCGGCAAACAAGGAGCGCGTGCCCGCCCCGAGGCCCAGGCCCGCCCCGCCCGGGTCCCCGCCGCGGCCCGGCCCGCACAGGGCGCGGTGTGGGCGCCGCTCGAAGGACAATGCTCCGCCGGGCCCCGCGCGGGCCGCGCTCACCTACGCCCCTGGCCAGGCCGCCGCACCCCTGGCCCGCCCGAAACCCGCACCCCCTCACGGGCCTGCACGACCCACGCTCGCCGCTCTCACCTGCGCCCCTGGCCAGGCCGCCGCACCCCCTCACGGGCCTGCACGACCCACGCTGGCCCGCGCGGACCTTACCTGCTAGCCGCTGATGCCGCCGTCCACAGGCCCGCGGTTTCCGCCGTCGCTCGTTCGCGCTCTCGCCATCCCCAGCCGAGCCAGAAGGCGCCTCCCCGTCCCCGCTCCCTCGCCGCGTACGCCGCCAGCTCCCCAGCAGCCAGGGGAGCCGCGCACTACGCCAGACCAACTGCAACAGCCGCCCCGGCGCCAGGCGCCGACGGCCCACTACGCAGGCGCGGTGGAGCGGTGTTGGGGGGCACGaagcggggcggggaggggcgatGGAGGGGGCGGCTAAGGCGGGGCCGGAGCTCGGGACTTTCCGGTGCGCGCCCGGAATGGGGGTCCGTAGGCGCCCGGAGTCCTGTAGCCTGA